In Scomber scombrus chromosome 17, fScoSco1.1, whole genome shotgun sequence, the following proteins share a genomic window:
- the ubxn2a gene encoding UBX domain-containing protein 2A — translation MKDIDTVGGEKDENWVVNEENEAEAPMRRSFSVEDLLDEVEKICYDASGTSKVEMVVRLWKDGFTVNDEEFRSYSIPENQDFLDAIKRGELPAEWESRAEEEELEINVEDLTEENYVPKKKAFHPFSGRGYRLGSVAPRVVARSPSVHEDGESPPIPMVTLDHTLPVTSLQIWLVDGRRLVQRFNLSHRINDVQDFVARCQRSCPPFILTTSLPFRELNDKELSLEEADLANAVIVQRPLNTQAPFGHS, via the exons GGTTGTCAATGAAGAAAATGAAGCTGAGGCTCCAATGAGGCGTAGTTTTTCGGTAGAAGACCTCCTTGATGAGGTGGAGAAGATCTGTTATGATGCCTCAGGGACTTCCAAG GTGGAGATGGTGGTGAGGCTGTGGAAGGATGGCTTCACAGTAAACGATGAGGAGTTTCGCAGCTACTCAATACCAGAAAACCAAGACTTCCTGGATGCCATTAAAAGAGG GGAGCTTCCGGCAGAGtgggagagcagagcagaggaggaggagctggagatcAATGTGGAGGATCTGACGGAAGAAAATTATGTTCCCAAGAAAAAGGCCTTTCACCCATTCAGTGGCCGAGGATACCGGCTTGGCAG TGTTGCACCCCGAGTAGTGGCCAGGTCACCATCTGTGCACGAGGATGGAGAATCTCCTCCTATTCCCATGGTAACACTAGACCACACCCTTCCTGTTACCTCCCTGCAGATCTGGTTGGTTGATGGCAGGAGATTGGTGCAGAGGTTTAACCTATCGCATCG GATCAATGATGTTCAAGATTTCGTGGCACGCTGCCAGAGGAGCTGCCCACCTTTCATCCTGACAACATCGCTCCCCTTCCGGGAACTCAACGACAAAGAGTTAAGTCTTGAGGAGGCGGATTTGGCTAACGCTGTTATTGTCCAGAGACCCCTGAACACACAGGCTCCATTTGGACACTCCTGA